One part of the Natronorubrum sediminis genome encodes these proteins:
- a CDS encoding lysylphosphatidylglycerol synthase transmembrane domain-containing protein, translated as MRRWRAAAGFAVAVAVVALFVYGVGWDDVLENIHEAHPGALAGAFCTGLAMLAFRAGVVKRLLDPIDGAARGRGFVSAFLSGYFARSALPWGRSTGTPVMAYLLATNSDSEFEDNLAVVAVGEAFNFFASLVVAGVGFVLLTVTIGTTETVTTSIAIASGSTVLAIGIFIVALNRGLARTLSISLASWIESIVEKLPRVPTIEGTLTERIGGFFQTLEVLQASRRTLGVAIAIAIVGWVFNALPLYFSLLALGVDTPVAVALLCAPLASLGGIVPLPGGTGGIEVVLASLLVGVVGIAGDTATAAAILYRVTTYWLHLGIGGIAAIHLTISGPKGTWMEEY; from the coding sequence ATGCGCCGCTGGCGTGCGGCAGCTGGATTCGCTGTCGCCGTAGCGGTAGTCGCACTCTTCGTCTACGGTGTCGGCTGGGACGACGTCCTCGAGAACATTCACGAAGCCCATCCCGGCGCACTCGCGGGGGCGTTTTGTACCGGTCTCGCCATGCTCGCCTTTCGCGCTGGCGTCGTCAAGCGCCTCCTCGACCCGATCGACGGCGCTGCTCGAGGCCGTGGCTTCGTGAGCGCGTTTCTCTCGGGATACTTCGCGCGAAGCGCGCTGCCGTGGGGTCGGTCGACTGGAACCCCGGTGATGGCGTACCTGCTCGCGACGAACTCCGACTCGGAGTTCGAAGACAACCTCGCCGTCGTCGCCGTCGGGGAAGCGTTCAACTTTTTCGCGAGTCTCGTCGTCGCGGGCGTCGGTTTCGTCTTGCTCACCGTCACGATCGGGACGACCGAGACGGTCACGACGAGTATCGCCATCGCCAGCGGGAGCACCGTCCTCGCCATCGGAATATTCATCGTCGCGCTCAATCGCGGCCTGGCTCGAACGCTCTCGATTTCGCTCGCTTCGTGGATCGAATCGATCGTCGAGAAACTCCCTCGAGTGCCGACCATCGAGGGAACGTTGACGGAACGAATCGGCGGCTTCTTCCAGACGCTCGAGGTGTTGCAGGCGTCTCGTCGAACACTCGGGGTCGCTATCGCAATCGCCATCGTTGGGTGGGTGTTCAACGCGTTACCGCTTTACTTTTCGTTGCTCGCACTCGGCGTCGACACACCGGTCGCGGTCGCCCTTCTCTGTGCGCCCCTCGCCTCGTTGGGCGGTATCGTGCCCCTCCCCGGCGGAACCGGCGGAATCGAAGTCGTCCTCGCAAGCTTGCTCGTCGGCGTCGTTGGCATCGCCGGCGATACGGCGACTGCCGCGGCGATTCTCTACCGAGTAACGACGTACTGGCTCCACCTCGGAATCGGCGGAATCGCTGCGATCCACCTCACGATTTCCGGCCCAAAGGGGACCTGGATGGAAGAGTACTGA
- the yqeC gene encoding selenium cofactor biosynthesis protein YqeC — protein sequence MTLVEALHAEGNTTCVVGAGGKKSTLYALADRLERAIVTATVRIPPFEDHVSEVRVAERPLEAMNSNPAWPIGLVRAQERSDRYRGYEPAVIDELAAEIDDDVSVVVKADGARTRWFKAPADDEPQLPATADVVVPIASAKIVGESLDDEHVHRPERVERVTGLERGEEISTTDVATVLSSDRGGFCDVPDGATVIPVINMVDDSALEDTAREIAGEVHERRDVSQVVLTCLLEEEPVVAIV from the coding sequence ATGACTCTCGTCGAGGCACTACACGCCGAGGGGAACACGACGTGTGTCGTCGGGGCTGGAGGAAAGAAGTCGACGCTCTACGCACTCGCCGATCGACTCGAGCGAGCGATCGTCACTGCGACGGTTCGCATTCCGCCGTTCGAAGACCACGTCAGCGAAGTTCGGGTTGCCGAACGGCCACTGGAGGCAATGAATTCGAACCCGGCGTGGCCGATCGGACTCGTTCGAGCGCAGGAACGTTCCGATCGGTATCGCGGCTACGAACCCGCAGTGATCGACGAACTCGCCGCCGAGATAGACGACGACGTGAGCGTCGTCGTCAAGGCCGACGGGGCACGAACGAGATGGTTCAAGGCACCCGCGGACGACGAGCCACAGCTCCCGGCGACGGCCGATGTCGTCGTTCCGATCGCGAGCGCGAAAATCGTTGGCGAGTCCCTGGACGACGAACACGTTCACCGACCCGAGCGAGTCGAGAGGGTGACGGGACTCGAGCGAGGCGAGGAAATTTCGACGACGGACGTCGCGACCGTCCTCTCGAGCGATCGAGGCGGGTTCTGTGACGTTCCCGATGGAGCGACGGTGATTCCGGTGATCAACATGGTCGACGATTCGGCACTCGAGGACACTGCACGGGAGATTGCTGGCGAGGTACACGAGCGACGGGACGTGTCCCAGGTTGTGTTGACGTGTCTCCTCGAAGAAGAACCCGTCGTAGCCATCGTCTGA
- a CDS encoding hydrogenase iron-sulfur subunit translates to MNKGAFVCSCAGTCDIDLEEAREQIEDVEVAASSRLLCQDKLDAFETVIDEYELDEMTVTCPEAKAQEKITAAAENQGLYPESVQFVDQREGAGWVHDEQTATAKTARLVNAAQAGSQTESLPRSSIHRAEYDVVVVGDPDAAAAIADSADVTLLANGKELAGTDADLENVDVERGRVVDVDGTYSEFEITVRARVTDDCISCMKCVHEGPDGMVTRYPVDIDPDAPVGEWVNVCPTDAIEMGGVERTFECDQVIYPGGDDGTIGGQRGFHTTVDAATIDEVERLLGGFEVRDFLDLEMDVCASGTAGEMGCNECVEACPHGAVERAAIDEVEFHLDSCQNCGACTSACPTGATSLDEPSNERIAREVEALLSSDDDGGFVSGLLGGSSASIETPIVAFVCSEQAGDALREYGRMAAAGRADIEYPPILPVSVNCADTVGEAHVLHALAAGADGVAIVGCGGSCLHSGPDPKAELVERVNQATTDLGLGERVSFFAPDPTDPDAFVEEVSEFAEVELEASPVPAGEHEATGQIDAERPNPDFDNHGWALESVRAILEHAEPQQAVIRGLKDFGIVEVGDGCTLTPTCTNYCPTDALRRTDDGLEFNHERCVNCELCEEVCVEGVIEVEEGLDLSLLPENRDDEVDPAWTEVHEGTMQACAGCGREFTSEATVAAIEDRIGERVAELSPTADRSIIEYCPECRANLLHER, encoded by the coding sequence ATGAACAAGGGTGCGTTTGTGTGTTCCTGTGCTGGAACCTGTGATATCGACCTCGAGGAGGCGCGCGAACAGATCGAGGACGTCGAGGTGGCGGCGAGTTCGCGCTTGCTCTGTCAGGACAAACTCGACGCGTTCGAGACGGTGATCGACGAGTACGAACTCGACGAGATGACCGTCACGTGCCCGGAAGCGAAAGCCCAGGAGAAGATCACGGCGGCAGCCGAGAATCAAGGCCTCTACCCCGAATCCGTCCAGTTCGTCGATCAGCGTGAAGGGGCTGGCTGGGTGCACGACGAACAGACCGCGACGGCCAAAACGGCACGCCTCGTGAACGCGGCGCAGGCCGGCAGCCAGACGGAGTCGCTGCCGCGCTCGAGCATCCACCGAGCGGAGTACGACGTCGTCGTCGTGGGCGACCCGGATGCGGCCGCGGCGATCGCTGACTCCGCGGACGTGACCTTGCTCGCGAACGGCAAAGAGCTAGCCGGCACCGACGCGGACCTCGAGAACGTCGACGTAGAGCGGGGGCGCGTCGTCGACGTCGACGGCACGTACAGTGAGTTCGAGATCACCGTCCGTGCTCGAGTGACGGACGACTGTATCTCCTGTATGAAGTGCGTCCACGAGGGGCCGGACGGAATGGTGACGCGGTACCCAGTCGACATCGATCCGGATGCACCGGTGGGCGAGTGGGTGAACGTTTGTCCGACGGACGCCATCGAGATGGGCGGCGTCGAGCGGACGTTCGAGTGCGACCAGGTGATCTATCCCGGCGGCGACGACGGCACCATCGGTGGGCAACGGGGCTTTCATACCACAGTCGACGCGGCGACGATCGACGAGGTCGAACGCTTACTCGGCGGGTTCGAAGTGCGGGACTTCCTCGACCTCGAGATGGACGTCTGTGCGTCGGGAACCGCCGGCGAGATGGGCTGTAACGAGTGTGTCGAGGCCTGTCCACACGGTGCAGTCGAGCGCGCGGCGATCGACGAGGTCGAGTTCCACCTCGATAGCTGCCAGAACTGCGGTGCCTGTACCAGCGCCTGCCCGACCGGGGCGACCAGCCTCGACGAACCGAGCAACGAGCGGATCGCCCGCGAGGTCGAAGCGCTGCTCTCTTCGGACGACGACGGCGGCTTCGTCAGCGGTCTCCTCGGGGGCTCGAGTGCGAGCATCGAGACACCGATCGTCGCGTTCGTCTGCTCGGAGCAAGCCGGCGACGCACTGCGTGAGTACGGCCGGATGGCGGCGGCGGGACGCGCAGATATCGAGTACCCGCCGATCCTCCCCGTCTCGGTCAACTGCGCCGACACGGTCGGCGAGGCGCACGTGCTCCACGCGCTGGCCGCCGGCGCGGACGGCGTGGCCATCGTCGGCTGTGGCGGCAGTTGTCTGCACTCCGGCCCGGACCCGAAAGCCGAACTCGTCGAGCGAGTAAACCAGGCCACGACGGATCTCGGCCTGGGCGAGCGCGTCTCGTTCTTCGCCCCCGATCCGACCGACCCGGACGCCTTCGTCGAGGAGGTCTCGGAGTTCGCCGAGGTCGAACTCGAGGCGTCGCCGGTTCCTGCCGGCGAGCACGAGGCGACGGGCCAGATCGACGCGGAGCGACCGAATCCCGACTTCGACAACCACGGCTGGGCGCTCGAGAGCGTCCGCGCGATCCTCGAGCACGCGGAGCCACAGCAAGCGGTCATCCGCGGGCTGAAGGACTTCGGCATCGTCGAGGTCGGCGACGGCTGTACGCTCACGCCGACGTGTACGAACTACTGTCCGACCGACGCGCTTCGGCGGACGGACGACGGCCTCGAGTTCAACCACGAGCGCTGTGTCAACTGTGAACTCTGCGAGGAGGTCTGCGTCGAAGGCGTTATCGAGGTCGAAGAGGGCCTCGACCTCTCGCTCCTGCCCGAAAATAGGGACGACGAGGTGGATCCCGCGTGGACTGAGGTCCACGAGGGGACCATGCAGGCGTGTGCGGGCTGTGGTCGGGAGTTCACGAGCGAGGCGACCGTCGCCGCGATCGAAGATCGAATCGGCGAGCGCGTCGCCGAACTCTCGCCGACGGCCGACAGGAGCATTATCGAGTACTGTCCGGAGTGTCGAGCGAACTTGCTCCACGAGCGCTAA
- a CDS encoding geranylgeranyl reductase family protein, with translation MVRNQYDVIVVGGGIAGCFAAATAAVEGIDVVQLERKPREQGGFIACGDAIKSPRDPGHYPGPIDMAAIADDESVLVDNNIDQIEYWDEELGVRKVLPYETGSNVVDRYEFGQRLLEQAADRGVEQHYDTVVNEVTQNGRVTGVKAIRDGEPVTYECDVLIDTAGAQSILQDMVDFDGLDTPGEPTFEVPHYTHFGSAYREIIETEQPVEYHNAIVGKPLEEMGYIWYFPRTPTQINVGLGFQMNKSPIPLADRLRRDIENRPEYQGATVAERFGKTNKLGAAIALRRPLDSMVAPGYLAAGGAAGTTHPITGKGIRGAAYSGYSAGRAAAEAVEDGDVSEAGLWEHNRWLFREHGEAAKLASWDAYNVAASSIEVNLLRALTALLPEKELREIVGTSTEVDSLKSKLLVGTGVLRNFVSEYRKNTFDALDVSTGELLEAVRTVRKTRNYVSAYEHHYESYPEDRSTFEGWLAERNHIDLKFYESLGLPSSEHKY, from the coding sequence ATGGTGCGAAACCAGTATGACGTGATCGTTGTCGGGGGCGGGATAGCGGGCTGTTTTGCGGCGGCCACAGCGGCGGTCGAAGGGATCGACGTCGTTCAACTAGAACGCAAACCCCGCGAACAAGGCGGGTTCATCGCCTGTGGCGACGCGATCAAGAGTCCTCGAGATCCAGGCCACTACCCGGGGCCGATCGACATGGCCGCTATCGCTGACGACGAGTCAGTCCTCGTCGACAACAACATCGATCAGATCGAGTACTGGGACGAGGAACTCGGCGTGCGGAAAGTCTTGCCCTACGAGACGGGCAGTAACGTCGTCGACCGCTACGAGTTCGGGCAGCGACTCCTCGAGCAGGCCGCCGACCGAGGCGTGGAGCAACACTACGACACGGTGGTCAACGAAGTGACCCAGAACGGTCGCGTCACCGGCGTCAAGGCGATTCGCGACGGCGAGCCGGTGACCTACGAGTGTGACGTCTTGATCGACACCGCAGGCGCGCAGTCGATCCTCCAGGACATGGTCGATTTCGACGGACTCGACACGCCCGGTGAGCCGACGTTCGAGGTCCCACACTACACCCACTTCGGGTCGGCCTACCGCGAGATCATCGAGACCGAACAGCCAGTCGAGTATCACAACGCCATCGTCGGGAAGCCCTTAGAAGAGATGGGTTACATCTGGTACTTCCCCCGGACGCCGACGCAAATCAACGTCGGATTAGGGTTCCAGATGAACAAGAGCCCGATTCCGCTCGCCGACCGCTTGCGCCGCGACATCGAGAACCGTCCCGAGTACCAGGGTGCAACAGTCGCTGAGCGGTTCGGCAAAACGAACAAACTCGGCGCAGCGATTGCGCTCCGTCGGCCCCTAGATTCGATGGTCGCCCCTGGCTACTTGGCTGCGGGCGGTGCGGCGGGAACGACACACCCGATAACGGGCAAAGGTATTCGTGGAGCAGCGTACTCCGGCTACTCCGCCGGACGTGCCGCCGCCGAGGCTGTCGAAGACGGAGACGTCTCCGAAGCCGGACTCTGGGAGCACAACCGCTGGCTGTTCCGCGAGCACGGTGAAGCCGCGAAACTCGCATCGTGGGACGCCTACAACGTCGCCGCGAGTTCCATCGAGGTAAACCTCCTTCGGGCGCTCACTGCGTTGCTTCCCGAAAAAGAACTCCGAGAGATCGTCGGCACCTCGACGGAAGTTGATAGTCTCAAGAGCAAACTTCTCGTGGGAACCGGCGTCCTCAGAAACTTTGTTTCGGAGTACCGCAAGAACACCTTCGACGCACTCGACGTGAGCACGGGCGAACTACTCGAGGCCGTCCGCACCGTGCGGAAGACGCGCAACTACGTCTCCGCGTACGAACACCACTACGAGTCCTATCCGGAAGATCGTTCCACGTTCGAGGGGTGGCTCGCCGAGCGCAACCACATCGATCTGAAATTTTACGAGAGCCTCGGTCTCCCCTCGAGCGAGCACAAGTACTGA
- a CDS encoding DUF7124 domain-containing protein, which translates to MTDSIDLDEMTVDDSADDQESDANYGDWLWRGEGDPEDEPEPRWTSAESSATDAGDGDSSEVPKAPDGDEIPASDEVGVASGDSPASAEASADVHDPDDSDSAVDADGSDSAVDADDSGDDESAAPRTPKVPGGPSGPVGVPESKGGSGGGSPSSSSSTSSSANADEPTATDSSESSQRTTNHGEETEADDMTLAMTYEAINRLEDPRFCIADARSWSDWIGIVGKVSTPAIRKFQRDHTIELDFFGGSENGPDQRLVDITPESMFYAERMVLVGTAGDEWIAEAADWEFVPLETAAENADWEIEHAE; encoded by the coding sequence ATGACCGACAGCATCGACCTCGACGAGATGACAGTCGACGACTCGGCAGACGACCAAGAAAGCGACGCCAACTACGGCGACTGGCTCTGGCGTGGCGAAGGCGACCCGGAGGACGAACCGGAGCCACGCTGGACCAGCGCCGAGTCGTCGGCGACCGACGCTGGCGATGGGGACTCGAGCGAGGTACCGAAAGCGCCGGACGGTGACGAGATCCCAGCCAGCGACGAAGTCGGGGTGGCGAGTGGCGATTCACCAGCAAGCGCCGAAGCGAGCGCGGACGTTCACGATCCCGACGATTCGGATTCGGCCGTCGACGCCGACGGGTCCGATTCTGCTGTCGACGCTGACGATTCGGGCGACGACGAGTCCGCAGCTCCCAGGACGCCGAAAGTCCCCGGCGGGCCGTCTGGACCAGTCGGCGTTCCAGAATCCAAAGGTGGGTCCGGCGGTGGCTCCCCCTCCTCCTCGAGTAGTACATCCTCGAGTGCGAACGCGGACGAGCCGACGGCGACGGACTCGAGTGAGTCCTCACAGCGAACGACGAATCACGGCGAGGAGACCGAGGCGGACGACATGACGCTCGCGATGACCTACGAGGCGATCAACCGACTCGAGGACCCGCGCTTTTGTATCGCCGACGCCCGCAGTTGGTCCGACTGGATCGGCATCGTCGGCAAGGTCTCTACCCCGGCGATCCGGAAGTTCCAGCGCGATCACACTATCGAACTGGACTTCTTCGGCGGCTCGGAGAACGGCCCGGATCAGCGACTCGTCGATATCACCCCCGAGTCGATGTTCTACGCGGAGCGAATGGTCCTCGTCGGCACGGCCGGCGACGAGTGGATCGCGGAGGCCGCCGACTGGGAGTTCGTCCCGCTCGAGACGGCCGCCGAGAACGCTGACTGGGAGATCGAACACGCCGAATAA
- a CDS encoding aldehyde ferredoxin oxidoreductase family protein: protein MPRPDRILRVDLSAPRVSSDAIPERWLEEYVGGKGIGARYLYEELEAGTDPAGPENVLLFMLGPLTGFTPGEQRYAAITKSPLTGAFLDSYGGGTFPGRLAGSLENHLGILVTGEADEPVVLSVADGDATLEPAADVWGLDAAETDAQFPDGALACIGPAGEQGVQYATIASDGGDHHAGRGGAGTVMGSKNLKAVVAHDDAPDGLDALRNQYDDAFAESDAGQWLAASDTLETVDFANEVGVLPTRGWQEGSFEGADAIGIERAREASTGRERPDDAVPGGFRVDSEEGESVPRGATPIVLGAGLGIDDFDAVATLGAICDHLALDVITAGNAVAWAVRASEEGLIERDLSFGDEHAARELIEEIAHRSTPLGDALAEGVDGAVERFGGDDLIPTVKGMELSSYDPRSAETMALAYATSDRGGCHRRARPVEIEPVSGSQRSVRDRATAVVAEQNHRALLWSLIADDFLEDVLRVDDGAEWLEAVGYDLEPEELTQVGERVWTLVRLFNVREGFTRGDDELPSPLTEPFADDSSTDSAVDRPSFDALLDHYYAQREWDHQGRPTRDLLRRLGLADVPDEATPIPSAADSQPQDGGTRQ from the coding sequence ATGCCCCGGCCAGATAGAATCCTGCGAGTCGATCTCTCGGCACCACGCGTGAGCAGCGACGCGATTCCCGAGCGATGGCTCGAGGAGTACGTCGGGGGCAAAGGAATCGGTGCGCGATACCTCTACGAGGAACTCGAGGCGGGGACCGATCCAGCCGGTCCGGAGAACGTCTTGTTGTTCATGCTCGGCCCGCTGACCGGATTCACGCCGGGCGAACAGCGGTACGCGGCGATCACGAAATCGCCGCTGACGGGGGCCTTTCTGGACTCCTACGGCGGCGGCACGTTCCCGGGCCGTCTCGCCGGGTCGCTCGAGAACCACCTCGGAATTCTCGTCACCGGCGAGGCCGACGAGCCAGTCGTCTTATCGGTCGCCGACGGCGACGCGACGCTCGAACCCGCAGCGGACGTGTGGGGACTCGACGCCGCTGAAACGGACGCGCAGTTTCCGGACGGTGCGCTCGCGTGCATCGGACCCGCGGGAGAACAGGGCGTTCAGTACGCAACGATCGCATCTGACGGGGGCGACCACCACGCGGGCCGTGGCGGCGCGGGCACCGTTATGGGCTCGAAGAACCTGAAAGCCGTGGTCGCCCACGACGACGCGCCCGACGGCTTAGACGCGCTGCGAAACCAATACGACGACGCGTTCGCCGAGAGCGACGCCGGACAGTGGCTCGCGGCGAGCGACACGCTCGAGACGGTCGACTTCGCCAACGAAGTGGGCGTGCTCCCGACTCGAGGCTGGCAGGAGGGGAGCTTCGAGGGAGCGGACGCCATCGGTATCGAACGAGCACGCGAGGCATCGACCGGGCGCGAGCGGCCGGACGACGCCGTGCCGGGCGGCTTCCGCGTCGACAGCGAGGAAGGCGAGAGCGTCCCCCGCGGGGCGACACCGATCGTCCTCGGCGCGGGGCTCGGAATCGACGATTTCGACGCCGTCGCGACCCTCGGCGCGATCTGCGATCATCTCGCCCTCGACGTGATCACCGCAGGCAACGCGGTCGCGTGGGCGGTCCGTGCCAGCGAGGAGGGGCTAATCGAACGCGACCTCTCCTTCGGCGACGAGCACGCCGCCCGCGAACTCATCGAGGAGATCGCCCATCGCTCGACTCCACTCGGTGACGCCCTCGCGGAAGGTGTCGACGGTGCGGTGGAGCGATTCGGCGGCGACGACTTGATCCCGACCGTGAAAGGGATGGAACTCTCTTCGTACGACCCGCGCAGCGCGGAGACGATGGCGCTCGCGTACGCGACGAGCGACCGCGGCGGCTGTCACCGACGCGCCCGCCCGGTCGAAATCGAACCGGTCTCCGGTTCCCAACGAAGCGTCCGAGACCGTGCAACCGCAGTCGTCGCCGAGCAAAACCACCGGGCGCTCCTCTGGAGTCTGATCGCGGACGACTTCCTCGAGGACGTGTTGCGCGTCGACGACGGCGCGGAGTGGCTCGAGGCCGTTGGGTACGACCTCGAGCCAGAGGAGCTCACGCAGGTCGGTGAACGCGTCTGGACGCTTGTCCGACTGTTCAACGTCCGCGAGGGCTTCACGCGAGGGGACGACGAACTCCCGTCGCCATTGACGGAACCGTTCGCGGACGACTCGAGTACGGACTCGGCCGTCGACCGCCCGTCGTTCGACGCGCTACTCGATCACTACTACGCACAGCGCGAGTGGGACCACCAGGGTCGCCCGACGCGAGATTTACTTCGCAGACTGGGCCTTGCGGACGTTCCCGACGAGGCGACGCCGATTCCCAGCGCGGCAGATTCACAACCCCAAGACGGAGGTACTCGACAATGA